One Lagopus muta isolate bLagMut1 chromosome 10, bLagMut1 primary, whole genome shotgun sequence DNA segment encodes these proteins:
- the SELENOS gene encoding selenoprotein S isoform X2: MELGDRGGAGLGPGKPAVEREGLELLQHTVGALLSSYGWYLLLACVAIYLIVQKISSRWGMRPSSQRGAAGADIEPDMVVRRQEALLASRLRMQEELNAQAERYKEKQRQLEEQKRRQKIEMWESMQEGKSYKGNLKLSQQEAESGASTSSAVPKSKPNKKPLRGGDSVH, from the exons ATGGAGCTCGGAGACCGCGGCGGAGCCGGGCTGGGCCCGGGGAAACCGGCTGTGGAACGGGAAGGGCtcgagctgctgcagcacacgg TGGGCGCCCTGCTGTCGAGCTATGGCTGGTACCTCCTCCTGGCCTGCGTCGCCATCTATCTCATCGTGCAGAAGATTTCCTCGCGGTGGGGGATGAGGCCCAGCAGCCAGcgaggagcagctggagcagacaTAG AGCCTGACATGGTGGTAAGAAGACAAGAAGCTTTGTTGGCATCTCGTCTGAGGATGCAAGAGGAGCTGAATGCACAAGCAgaaagatacaaagaaaaacaaagacag cTTGAAGAACAGAAGCGAAGGCAGAAGATAGAAATGTGGGAAAGtatgcaagaaggaaaaagttatAAAGGAAACCTGAAACTGAGTCAG CAAGAAGCAGAATCTGGTGCCTCCACCTCATCAGCAGTCCCGAAATCTAAACCAAACAAGAAGCCCTTGCGAGGAGGTG ATTCCGTCCACTGA
- the SELENOS gene encoding selenoprotein S isoform X1 translates to MELGDRGGAGLGPGKPAVEREGLELLQHTVGALLSSYGWYLLLACVAIYLIVQKISSRWGMRPSSQRGAAGADIEPDMVVRRQEALLASRLRMQEELNAQAERYKEKQRQLEEQKRRQKIEMWESMQEGKSYKGNLKLSQQEAESGASTSSAVPKSKPNKKPLRGGGYNPLSGEGGGTCSWRPGRRGPSAGG, encoded by the exons ATGGAGCTCGGAGACCGCGGCGGAGCCGGGCTGGGCCCGGGGAAACCGGCTGTGGAACGGGAAGGGCtcgagctgctgcagcacacgg TGGGCGCCCTGCTGTCGAGCTATGGCTGGTACCTCCTCCTGGCCTGCGTCGCCATCTATCTCATCGTGCAGAAGATTTCCTCGCGGTGGGGGATGAGGCCCAGCAGCCAGcgaggagcagctggagcagacaTAG AGCCTGACATGGTGGTAAGAAGACAAGAAGCTTTGTTGGCATCTCGTCTGAGGATGCAAGAGGAGCTGAATGCACAAGCAgaaagatacaaagaaaaacaaagacag cTTGAAGAACAGAAGCGAAGGCAGAAGATAGAAATGTGGGAAAGtatgcaagaaggaaaaagttatAAAGGAAACCTGAAACTGAGTCAG CAAGAAGCAGAATCTGGTGCCTCCACCTCATCAGCAGTCCCGAAATCTAAACCAAACAAGAAGCCCTTGCGAGGAGGTG GCTATAACCCCCTGTCTGGAGAAGGAGGTGGAACTTGTTCCTGGAGACCAGGCCGTAGGGGCCCCTCTGCAGGTGGATGA